From the Homo sapiens chromosome 1, GRCh38.p14 Primary Assembly genome, one window contains:
- the SRGAP2 gene encoding SLIT-ROBO Rho GTPase-activating protein 2 isoform X9, with product MKVLNELYSVMKTYHMYNADSISAQSKLKEAEKQEEKQIGKSVKQEDRQTPRSPDSTANVRIEEKHVRRSSVKKIEKMKEKRQAKYTENKLKAIKARNEYLLALEATNASVFKYYIHDLSDLIDQCCDLGYHASLNRALRTFLSAELNLEQSKHEGLDAIENAVENLDATSDKQRLMEMYNNVFCPPMKFEFQPHMGDMASQLCAQQPVQSELVQRCQQLQSRLSTLKIENEEVKKTMEATLQTIQDIVTVEDFDVSDCFQYSNSMESVKSTVSETFMSKPSIAKRRANQQETEQFYFTVRECYGF from the exons GTGATGAAGACATATCACATGTACAATGCCGACAGCATCAGTGCTCAGAGCAAACTAAAGGAGGcggagaagcaggaggagaagcAAATTGGTAAATCGGTAAAGCAGGAGGACCGGCAGACCCCACGCTCCCCTGACTCCACGGCCAACGTTCGCATTGAGGAGAAACATGTCCGGAGGAGCTCAGTGAAGAAGATTgagaagatgaaggagaag cGTCAAGCCAAGTACACGGAGAATAAGCTGAAGGCCATCAAAGCCCGGAATGAGTACTTGCTGGCTTTGGAGGCAACCAATGCATCTGTCTTCAAGTACTACATCCATGACCTATCTGACCTTATTGAT CAGTGTTGTGACTTAGGCTACCATGCAAGTCTGAACCGGGCTCTACGCACCTTCCTCTCTGCTGAGTTAAACCTGGAACAGTCGAAGCATGAGGGTCTGGATGCCATCGAGAATGCAGTAGAAAACCTGGATGCCACCAGTGACAAGCAGCGCCTCATGGAGATGTACAACAACGTCTTCTGCCCCCCTATGAAGTTTGAGTTTCAGCCCCACATGGGGGATATG GCTTCCCAGCTCTGTGCCCAGCAGCCTGTCCAGAGTGAGCTGGTACAGAGATGCCAACAACTGCAGTCTCGCTTATCCACTCTAAAGATTGAAAACGAAGAG GTAAAGAAGACAATGGAGGCCACCCTGCAAACCATCCAGGACATTGTGACTGTCGAGGACTTTGATGTGTCTGACTGCTTCCAGTACAGCAACTCCATGGAGTCCGTCAAGTCCACGGTCTCTGAAACCTTCATGAGCAAGCCCAGCATTGCTAAGAGGAGAGCCAACCAGCAAGAGACAGAGCAGTTTTATTTCACAGTAAGGGAGTGCTATGGCTTTTAA